A DNA window from Corynebacterium ciconiae DSM 44920 contains the following coding sequences:
- a CDS encoding uroporphyrinogen-III synthase, protein MTAQDLQADDRASEQTRVSEAAAGVNSATVLFVGAGPGNPELLTVRARDVLSHTTYALVDEVVLQGVRDIVGQSLSVPQEKIDQWNSDYEAACAAAKAKGARRKPPKPPQPGAGEITEVSAIIDATSPDTPDESSVHAVVDWLEQKVRHGHDVIRLVAGNPLSNDNTLREINEVAHRGIEFQVVPGMSLPATVPSFAGIATGSTYTETDVAATDVDWDQLAEAPQPLVLTATQDNLPTIATELSARGMAPHTPVSVTVHGTTRLQRTHDTQLNTLGKLNGEFPGQLVVTIGRGVDARSKYSWWETRPLYGWRVLVPRAKSQAADMSTRLASHGAIPQEVPTISLEPPRNPAQMERAVKGIVEGRYQWIVLTSVNAVDALWSKLQEFGLDARDLAGVRIAAVGRKTAAAIRVWGISPELMPHEKHQNAHGLVEVFPEYDEDLDPVGRVLLPRADIATDVLVDGLKAKFWEVDDVVAYRTVRAAPPSAEIRDMIKTGGFDAVCFTSSSTVRNLVGIAGKPHQRTIIACIGPMAAATAKELGLRVDVVPEEASVHNVVDALADHVAQLRAADQLPPPRKKRRSRKKTTT, encoded by the coding sequence ATGACAGCTCAGGACTTGCAGGCCGACGATCGCGCTAGTGAGCAGACCCGCGTTAGCGAGGCTGCTGCTGGGGTGAACAGCGCCACCGTTCTTTTCGTCGGCGCCGGCCCCGGAAACCCCGAGCTACTCACCGTGCGTGCACGCGATGTGCTGAGCCACACCACCTACGCGCTCGTCGACGAGGTGGTGCTGCAGGGTGTCCGCGATATCGTGGGGCAGTCGCTGAGCGTGCCGCAGGAGAAGATCGATCAGTGGAATAGCGATTATGAGGCTGCCTGCGCTGCCGCCAAGGCTAAGGGCGCGCGCCGCAAGCCGCCGAAGCCGCCGCAGCCCGGCGCGGGTGAGATCACTGAGGTCTCCGCTATTATCGACGCCACCTCGCCGGACACTCCCGACGAGTCCAGTGTGCACGCCGTGGTGGATTGGCTCGAGCAGAAGGTGCGCCACGGACATGACGTGATCCGGCTGGTGGCCGGCAACCCGCTGTCGAATGACAACACCCTGCGGGAGATCAACGAAGTGGCCCACCGTGGAATCGAGTTCCAGGTAGTGCCGGGAATGTCGCTGCCGGCGACGGTGCCCTCCTTTGCCGGTATCGCCACGGGCTCTACCTACACCGAAACTGATGTGGCGGCCACGGATGTGGACTGGGATCAGCTGGCCGAGGCGCCACAGCCGCTGGTGCTCACCGCCACCCAAGATAATCTGCCGACGATCGCCACCGAGCTGAGTGCGCGCGGCATGGCCCCTCACACTCCTGTGTCAGTCACGGTGCACGGCACCACCCGGCTGCAGCGCACCCACGACACCCAGCTGAACACCCTCGGCAAACTCAACGGGGAGTTTCCGGGCCAGCTGGTAGTGACGATCGGCCGTGGCGTGGATGCCCGCTCGAAGTACTCGTGGTGGGAAACCCGTCCCCTCTACGGTTGGCGGGTGCTGGTGCCGCGGGCGAAATCGCAGGCGGCGGACATGTCTACCCGCTTGGCTAGCCATGGCGCCATTCCCCAAGAGGTGCCCACGATCTCGCTCGAGCCGCCGCGCAACCCTGCTCAGATGGAGCGGGCAGTCAAGGGCATCGTCGAGGGCCGCTACCAGTGGATCGTGCTGACGAGTGTCAACGCGGTGGATGCGCTGTGGTCCAAGCTCCAAGAGTTTGGCCTAGACGCCCGCGATCTCGCGGGGGTGCGCATTGCTGCCGTGGGGCGCAAGACCGCGGCCGCGATCCGCGTGTGGGGCATTAGCCCCGAGCTGATGCCGCACGAGAAGCACCAGAACGCGCATGGTTTGGTGGAGGTCTTCCCCGAATACGACGAGGATCTCGACCCCGTGGGCCGAGTGTTGCTGCCGCGTGCCGATATTGCCACCGATGTGCTTGTCGACGGCTTGAAGGCGAAATTCTGGGAGGTTGATGATGTGGTGGCCTACCGGACAGTGCGCGCCGCCCCGCCCTCGGCGGAGATTCGCGACATGATCAAAACCGGCGGTTTTGATGCAGTCTGCTTCACCTCCTCATCCACCGTCCGTAACCTAGTGGGCATTGCCGGTAAGCCGCACCAGCGCACCATCATTGCCTGCATTGGCCCCATGGCGGCTGCCACCGCCAAGGAATTGGGGCTGCGAGTGGATGTGGTGCCTGAGGAGGCCAGCGTGCACAACGTGGTAGATGCGCTGGCCGATCACGTGGCCCAGCTGCGGGCCGCCGACCAGCTGCCGCCGCCCAGAAAGAAGCGGCGCAGCCGTAAGAAGACGACCACATAA
- a CDS encoding glycosyltransferase 87 family protein: MFPSAVSPADHGASPAETASSAPHHISFLLWHKVAFVLMAVVSLVYTFFNDSGLRYRVDLEVYRVGAQRVLDSQELYSGAFQITPDVFLPFTYPPISALLFVPLTVGPHDVASILMTIANIAVLFCVTRVLISRFAAVDSPTVLWLSIATTAVLIPIGPIWSTITYGQVNIFLMALIFVDTMILPRRWRGFLTGAAVAIKLTPAVFGLWFLLQRDWASILRMGAGTVGLTGLAWLILPRDSHTYWLDTLSSTGRIGNMDFPANQSFNGALWRAGLRDANSGSWLWLLLVAVTLVVITALMLRLFRAQAPFEALVANSFIALLASPVSWTHHWVWIPLLIIAVTLRVTNPATMGGFTPRMRSFWQIFAGAGFLCFVLEPKAFTPIPEYGGEWNLFWHVVGNSYLWWTVACIVVLWVMYQPQPHHGHTDRDHADRDHAAEQTSPSARPNKG; the protein is encoded by the coding sequence ATGTTCCCCTCTGCCGTCTCCCCTGCCGATCACGGCGCATCCCCTGCCGAGACCGCATCGAGCGCCCCGCACCACATCAGCTTTCTGCTGTGGCACAAGGTGGCGTTTGTGTTGATGGCAGTGGTCTCGCTCGTCTACACCTTCTTCAATGACTCAGGCCTGCGCTATCGCGTGGACTTGGAGGTCTACCGTGTGGGCGCTCAGCGGGTGCTCGATAGCCAAGAGCTCTACAGCGGGGCGTTTCAAATCACCCCGGATGTGTTTTTGCCCTTCACCTATCCGCCCATTTCCGCGCTGCTGTTTGTGCCGCTCACCGTGGGGCCGCACGATGTGGCCTCGATCCTGATGACCATCGCTAATATCGCGGTGCTCTTCTGCGTCACCCGAGTACTCATTAGCCGCTTCGCCGCCGTGGACTCCCCCACTGTGCTGTGGCTGAGCATCGCCACCACCGCCGTGCTCATTCCGATCGGCCCGATCTGGTCCACCATCACCTATGGCCAGGTGAATATCTTCCTCATGGCGCTGATCTTTGTAGACACCATGATTCTGCCGCGCCGCTGGCGCGGGTTCCTCACCGGCGCCGCCGTGGCCATCAAGCTCACCCCCGCTGTCTTTGGACTGTGGTTTTTGCTCCAGCGCGACTGGGCCTCGATTCTGCGCATGGGTGCGGGCACCGTGGGTCTCACCGGCTTGGCGTGGCTGATTTTGCCGCGGGATTCTCACACCTATTGGCTGGATACGCTCTCCTCCACCGGCCGCATCGGCAACATGGACTTTCCCGCGAACCAGTCCTTCAACGGCGCGCTCTGGCGGGCGGGGCTGCGCGACGCCAACTCGGGCTCTTGGCTGTGGCTGCTGCTGGTGGCAGTCACCCTCGTGGTGATAACGGCGCTCATGCTGCGACTGTTTCGCGCGCAGGCCCCCTTCGAGGCACTCGTGGCCAATAGCTTCATTGCCCTGCTCGCAAGCCCCGTGTCCTGGACCCACCACTGGGTCTGGATCCCGCTGCTGATCATCGCCGTCACCCTCCGCGTGACCAATCCCGCCACCATGGGGGGCTTCACCCCGCGGATGCGTTCCTTCTGGCAGATCTTCGCCGGCGCAGGGTTTTTGTGCTTCGTTCTCGAGCCGAAGGCCTTCACCCCTATTCCGGAGTACGGCGGGGAGTGGAACCTGTTCTGGCATGTGGTGGGCAATAGCTACCTGTGGTGGACGGTGGCCTGCATCGTGGTGCTGTGGGTGATGTACCAGCCGCAGCCCCATCACGGCCACACCGATCGCGATCACGCCGATCGCGATCACGCCGCGGAGCAGACCAGCCCCTCCGCGCGCCCCAACAAGGGGTAA
- the hemB gene encoding porphobilinogen synthase, whose amino-acid sequence MSEFSENTAGSRDANYDAGLLRRPRRLRSSVAMRELVAETRLHPSDLILPMFIADKIDAPNEISSMPGVYQHTEDSLLRAVEEAAEAGVRCIDLFGVPVEEDKDHNGSQSWATEGILNRGVRAVRERFGDDVLVMADTCLDEFTDHGHCGVLSTDRFGQTVVDNDATLPCYQQMAVAQAEAGAHIVSPSGMMDGQIAAIRAALDTAGYQDVAIMAYSAKYASAFFGPFRDAVGSSLQGDRRTYQQDPANFRESMLEVDLDVAEGADFVMVKPALPYLDVLSAVKERVDVPVAAYQVSGEYSMIHAAARNGWIDLDAVMMESALSIKRAGADQILTYFAVDLARRCG is encoded by the coding sequence ATGTCTGAGTTTTCCGAGAATACTGCTGGGTCCCGCGACGCCAACTACGATGCCGGACTCCTTCGGCGCCCGCGTCGTCTGCGCAGCTCAGTGGCCATGCGTGAGCTCGTGGCCGAGACCCGCCTGCACCCGAGCGATCTGATCTTGCCGATGTTCATCGCCGATAAGATCGACGCCCCAAATGAGATCTCCTCCATGCCGGGGGTGTACCAACACACGGAAGACTCCTTGCTGCGTGCCGTGGAGGAGGCCGCCGAGGCGGGCGTGCGCTGCATCGATCTCTTCGGTGTTCCCGTGGAGGAAGATAAGGATCACAACGGCTCCCAGAGTTGGGCCACCGAGGGCATCCTCAACCGGGGTGTGCGCGCCGTGCGTGAACGCTTCGGCGACGATGTGCTGGTGATGGCCGATACCTGCCTTGATGAGTTCACCGACCACGGCCACTGCGGGGTGCTTAGCACCGATCGCTTCGGCCAGACCGTGGTGGATAACGACGCCACGCTGCCGTGCTATCAGCAGATGGCGGTGGCCCAAGCCGAGGCTGGGGCGCACATTGTGAGCCCCTCCGGGATGATGGACGGCCAGATCGCCGCGATCCGCGCGGCGCTGGACACCGCCGGCTATCAGGATGTGGCCATCATGGCCTACTCCGCCAAGTACGCGTCCGCATTCTTTGGCCCCTTCCGCGATGCGGTGGGCTCCTCGCTGCAAGGCGATCGCCGCACCTATCAGCAGGATCCCGCAAACTTCCGCGAGTCCATGCTGGAAGTAGATCTTGATGTGGCAGAAGGCGCGGACTTCGTGATGGTCAAACCCGCCCTGCCTTATCTCGATGTGCTATCCGCTGTGAAGGAGCGCGTCGACGTGCCAGTGGCCGCCTACCAAGTTTCTGGCGAGTACTCCATGATTCACGCCGCTGCACGCAACGGCTGGATCGACCTCGATGCCGTGATGATGGAATCTGCGCTATCGATCAAGCGCGCCGGCGCCGATCAGATCCTCACCTACTTCGCCGTGGACCTGGCCCGCCGCTGCGGCTAG
- a CDS encoding nucleosidase: MTQIVDSRPLIVSATKEEAAYLPDDVPVLITGIGTLAAAIKLTALLAEARAEGRTPSRIINIGTAGGLKDGVSGVFEVASVFKHDLDRDVFEDATGRGWGEPYELEKIGPLPAAGLATGDSFIRDSETRARLGHHAELVDMEGVAFVEAARFFDIPITLIKQVSDSADENAATTWFEVVDRSAKEIAAVVGDYL, from the coding sequence ATGACTCAGATCGTGGATTCTCGGCCGCTCATCGTCTCTGCAACGAAAGAGGAAGCCGCCTACCTGCCCGATGATGTGCCGGTACTTATCACCGGAATCGGCACTCTCGCCGCCGCCATTAAGCTCACCGCCCTGCTGGCCGAGGCCCGTGCCGAAGGGCGCACACCCTCGCGCATCATCAACATTGGCACGGCAGGAGGCCTCAAAGACGGTGTGTCGGGCGTGTTTGAGGTCGCGAGCGTGTTTAAGCACGACTTAGATCGGGACGTCTTCGAAGATGCCACGGGCCGCGGCTGGGGCGAGCCCTATGAGCTGGAGAAGATCGGGCCGCTGCCTGCGGCGGGCCTAGCCACCGGCGATAGCTTCATTCGGGATTCCGAGACGCGCGCTCGGCTCGGCCACCACGCCGAGCTCGTGGACATGGAGGGTGTGGCTTTTGTGGAGGCCGCCCGTTTCTTCGATATTCCCATCACTCTCATCAAGCAGGTCAGCGACTCCGCAGACGAAAATGCCGCCACCACGTGGTTTGAGGTGGTAGACCGCAGTGCCAAGGAGATTGCCGCTGTGGTGGGGGATTACCTCTAG
- a CDS encoding heavy metal translocating P-type ATPase — protein MSPLSNGSRADLSPAALRADWRDMDEAIKEAKKAASLAGLNGDVSSTDLASQRLASREGAELISFGLELQGLTSAAAARDVEKALERTEGVRASLIYTNSIAWITAPTSIPPETIIEKLRNMGVKAELTEGSLRRRADRLMAPPLHHSQRHPRRSSLLERIKGTKQALAEVNPENRHLGLTIERNDNADVLFTARGLVTLDRLLVSLILTIPILVFSYVPSLQIDYWQWISFALSIPVVTWGAWPFHRAAIAGLRRKMSALDAASAAAILAAFGWSMIMLFFTPAGSIGWTSEPRWFAYNYPSILDGELFLDVACGMTVLLLGGRIAMRRSRSNLVEDARREHEGTMHEVTVVRKAGPRAAAVKQVVPVQELRVGDDILVPTGGVIPCDGRVVGGASTVASGLLRSAVDCDNGHHDARTVKVNSKVYAGSTNLGGPLKIRVRHSGSATRLAAMLRWIDESTAVQNRSAQLATKSASLLVPWAVTAAIVDFCMWLLIGGNYNVAFATALAILACVAPVSLAISAPLATRYGIESGARKGLLIRNSETIRVMERVDTVIFNRVGTLTKDTMSVETVIASDRENAELVLRVAAALAMESDHPVSKALVKAAREARDRGAGGEDIPHWIDVAQSHVDEHGTFTGLVEIPIEVSRGKTELRQVEASLWRPRDESDLEGRLALAISAGGTPLVVNWKGKPRGVITMHTDPKDDAMDAIDDLENMGIETVMLTRDAYPVARRLANFMGISKVLAGIAPAKKTITVRSVHTRGNVVGMVGDESVRGPLNVADVGLLVQPGDDFDVPEADVVILRQDVSAIPEAFTLARRVGALVDRNLMFAWAYNITAMVLATAGLLHPMAATVLMLTSSFITEWSSQQARRF, from the coding sequence ATGAGCCCTCTGAGCAATGGCAGTCGCGCCGACCTCAGTCCGGCCGCCCTGCGCGCAGACTGGCGGGATATGGATGAGGCCATCAAAGAAGCCAAAAAGGCGGCCAGCCTCGCCGGGTTGAACGGTGATGTCTCCTCCACCGATCTTGCCTCCCAGCGTCTCGCGTCCCGCGAGGGAGCGGAGCTGATCTCCTTCGGCCTCGAGCTGCAGGGTCTCACCTCGGCAGCCGCAGCCCGGGATGTGGAAAAAGCGCTCGAACGCACCGAAGGGGTGCGCGCCTCGCTGATCTACACCAACTCGATCGCCTGGATCACCGCGCCCACCAGCATTCCGCCTGAGACAATCATCGAGAAGCTACGCAACATGGGGGTCAAGGCGGAACTCACGGAAGGCTCGCTGCGTCGACGCGCCGACCGGCTCATGGCCCCGCCGCTGCACCACTCGCAGCGGCATCCTCGCCGTAGTTCCCTGCTGGAGCGGATCAAAGGCACCAAGCAGGCCCTCGCGGAGGTCAACCCCGAAAACCGCCACCTGGGTCTTACTATCGAGCGCAACGATAACGCCGATGTGCTCTTTACTGCCCGAGGGCTCGTCACCCTGGACCGGCTGCTGGTGAGCCTCATCCTCACCATCCCTATTTTGGTCTTTAGCTACGTCCCCTCCCTGCAGATCGACTACTGGCAATGGATCAGCTTCGCGCTGTCGATCCCCGTGGTCACATGGGGAGCGTGGCCGTTCCACCGGGCTGCCATTGCGGGGCTGCGGAGGAAGATGTCGGCCTTGGATGCGGCCAGCGCGGCGGCGATCCTGGCGGCCTTTGGCTGGTCTATGATCATGCTCTTTTTCACCCCAGCCGGTTCGATCGGCTGGACCTCCGAGCCGCGCTGGTTCGCCTATAACTATCCCTCCATCCTGGATGGCGAGCTCTTCTTAGACGTTGCCTGCGGCATGACAGTGCTGCTGCTGGGAGGGCGGATCGCGATGCGTCGCTCCCGCTCGAACCTGGTGGAAGATGCCCGCCGTGAACACGAGGGCACCATGCACGAGGTCACCGTGGTGCGGAAAGCCGGCCCGCGAGCGGCCGCGGTGAAGCAGGTGGTGCCGGTTCAGGAGCTGCGGGTGGGCGATGACATCCTGGTGCCGACCGGTGGGGTGATCCCCTGCGATGGGCGGGTTGTGGGCGGAGCCTCCACGGTGGCCTCGGGCCTGCTGCGTTCTGCGGTGGACTGCGATAATGGCCACCATGATGCCCGCACGGTGAAGGTGAACTCCAAGGTGTATGCCGGTTCCACCAACCTGGGTGGGCCCCTGAAGATCCGTGTACGCCACTCCGGCTCCGCCACCCGGTTGGCCGCGATGCTGCGCTGGATCGATGAGTCCACAGCGGTGCAAAACCGCTCCGCCCAGCTAGCCACCAAGTCGGCCTCCCTGCTGGTGCCGTGGGCGGTGACTGCCGCCATCGTGGATTTCTGCATGTGGCTGCTTATCGGCGGCAACTACAATGTCGCCTTCGCTACCGCCCTCGCCATCCTGGCCTGTGTGGCGCCGGTGTCGCTGGCAATTTCTGCACCCCTGGCCACCCGCTATGGCATCGAATCCGGGGCGCGTAAGGGGCTGTTGATCCGTAACTCGGAAACCATCCGCGTGATGGAACGAGTAGACACGGTGATCTTTAACCGCGTGGGCACCCTGACCAAGGACACCATGTCGGTGGAGACCGTGATCGCCAGCGACCGCGAAAACGCCGAGCTGGTGCTGCGCGTCGCTGCCGCTTTGGCCATGGAATCCGATCACCCAGTATCGAAGGCGTTGGTCAAGGCTGCCCGTGAGGCTCGCGACCGCGGAGCCGGGGGCGAGGACATCCCCCACTGGATCGATGTGGCCCAATCCCACGTGGATGAGCACGGCACCTTCACCGGCCTCGTGGAGATTCCCATCGAGGTCTCCCGCGGCAAAACCGAGCTGCGCCAAGTGGAGGCCTCCCTGTGGCGCCCGCGCGATGAGTCCGACCTCGAGGGGCGCCTCGCCCTCGCGATCTCCGCCGGCGGCACCCCGCTGGTGGTCAACTGGAAGGGCAAGCCGCGCGGGGTGATCACCATGCATACCGACCCCAAAGACGATGCTATGGACGCCATCGATGACCTCGAGAACATGGGCATCGAGACCGTCATGCTTACCCGCGATGCCTACCCGGTGGCCCGACGCTTGGCCAACTTCATGGGCATCTCCAAGGTGCTCGCCGGCATCGCGCCGGCCAAGAAGACGATCACCGTCCGCAGCGTTCACACCCGCGGCAACGTGGTGGGCATGGTGGGGGACGAGTCCGTGCGCGGCCCCCTCAACGTGGCCGATGTGGGCCTGCTGGTTCAACCAGGCGATGATTTCGATGTGCCCGAGGCGGATGTAGTGATCCTGCGCCAGGATGTCTCCGCCATCCCCGAGGCCTTCACCTTGGCGCGCCGGGTGGGGGCGCTGGTAGATCGGAATCTGATGTTCGCGTGGGCCTATAACATCACGGCAATGGTGCTGGCCACTGCCGGGCTGCTGCACCCGATGGCCGCCACGGTGCTCATGCTCACCAGTTCCTTCATCACCGAGTGGTCCTCCCAACAGGCGCGGCGCTTCTGA
- a CDS encoding Na+/H+ antiporter family protein translates to MNAVLIAVIVMLVLAVCRVHVVLALFIGALVGGLIGGLGLDGTMLAFQDGLAGGASIALSYALLGAFAMAIASTGLPKMLADWIITKMDSSAGEASGRAEATTKWALILGIFAMAVMSQNLIPVHIAFIPLLIPPLLKVFNRLGLDRRAVATTLTFGLVTTYMFLPVGFGNIFLNDILLGNINDAGMDTSGINIMQAMGIPALGMLTGLLIALFVSYRAPRHYEDVPVLGTACAGQVHTETSTPAGGSTAAPAATEAEATSTTASRASTYQIVVALVAIVATFAIQVVMQAMGAESNSLLVGALVGLSIILITGAVKWNEADNVFTDGMKMMAIIGFIMISAQGFAAVMKETGHVTTLVEDATNAFGSNQAIAAIVMLAVGLVVTMGIGSSFSTLPIIATIYVPLCMELGFSPLATVAIIGTAGALGDAGSPASDSTLGPTAGLNADGQHDHIRDSVIPTFLHFNLPLMAAGWIAAMIL, encoded by the coding sequence GTGAATGCAGTATTAATCGCGGTCATTGTCATGCTGGTCTTGGCAGTGTGCCGCGTCCATGTCGTGCTGGCTCTATTCATCGGCGCCCTCGTGGGCGGACTCATCGGCGGCCTAGGGCTCGATGGCACCATGCTCGCCTTCCAAGACGGCCTCGCTGGCGGCGCCAGCATTGCGCTGAGCTATGCCCTCCTCGGCGCCTTCGCTATGGCCATTGCCAGTACTGGGCTGCCCAAGATGCTCGCCGACTGGATCATCACCAAGATGGACAGCTCGGCCGGCGAGGCCTCCGGACGTGCGGAAGCCACCACCAAGTGGGCGCTGATCCTCGGCATCTTCGCCATGGCGGTGATGTCGCAGAACCTGATCCCAGTGCACATTGCCTTTATTCCGCTGCTCATCCCGCCGCTGCTTAAGGTGTTCAACCGCCTCGGCCTCGACCGCCGAGCCGTGGCCACCACCCTCACCTTTGGTCTTGTGACCACCTACATGTTCCTGCCGGTGGGCTTCGGCAACATCTTCCTCAATGACATCCTGCTGGGCAATATCAACGATGCCGGGATGGATACCTCCGGCATCAACATCATGCAGGCCATGGGTATCCCGGCACTCGGCATGCTCACCGGTCTGCTCATTGCGCTGTTTGTCAGCTACCGCGCACCTCGCCACTACGAGGATGTACCGGTACTTGGCACGGCCTGCGCCGGGCAGGTTCACACCGAGACCTCCACCCCGGCTGGCGGCTCCACCGCTGCCCCGGCCGCAACCGAGGCGGAGGCCACCTCCACTACGGCCTCTCGTGCCAGCACTTATCAGATCGTGGTGGCACTGGTGGCGATCGTGGCCACCTTCGCCATCCAAGTGGTAATGCAGGCCATGGGCGCAGAATCCAACTCGCTACTGGTGGGCGCCCTAGTGGGCCTGTCCATCATCCTCATCACCGGCGCGGTGAAGTGGAACGAGGCCGATAATGTATTCACCGATGGCATGAAGATGATGGCCATTATCGGTTTCATCATGATCTCCGCCCAAGGGTTCGCCGCGGTGATGAAGGAAACTGGTCACGTAACCACCCTCGTGGAGGATGCCACTAATGCCTTTGGCAGCAACCAGGCCATTGCCGCGATCGTCATGCTGGCAGTGGGGCTCGTGGTGACCATGGGCATCGGCTCCTCCTTTTCCACCCTGCCGATCATCGCCACGATCTATGTGCCGCTGTGCATGGAGCTGGGTTTTTCCCCGCTGGCCACTGTGGCCATCATCGGCACCGCCGGCGCACTCGGTGATGCCGGCTCCCCCGCCTCGGACTCTACACTTGGCCCCACCGCCGGTTTGAACGCCGATGGCCAGCACGACCACATCCGCGACTCGGTGATTCCCACCTTCCTCCACTTCAACCTGCCGCTCATGGCCGCAGGGTGGATCGCCGCGATGATTCTCTAG
- a CDS encoding AI-2E family transporter, with product MNDKPLDGLEEVTDTVRDVENGPRHAAAQSQQEQPTHSGSTAAERATDTSAANPGPAPLKNGGEESSPQVDRGAILGADGRWLAGWALRFVILVIAGALLWFGLAKIWVGLLPILLAILVCTVLWPPVRWLRSKKVPAGLSSLLVILGFFAIFGGVIAAIAPSITSQSQVLWKEARRGADQLIDWVQGPPLNLKLEQFNGLMDQVTAKLQQQSSQITSGVFTGLSAASSMAVTFAVMLVLTFFFLKDGTGFLPFVRRYAGHNAGWHLSEVLTRTWNTLAGFIRAQAIVSLVDAVLIGAGLLVLQVPLALALATITFFAGFIPIVGAISAGTIAVLIALVSNGVGTAIAVLALIIIVQQLEGNVLSPILQSKAMNLHPVIVLLSVTVGSTLFGIIGAFLAVPVAATLAVWLRYHSDLVALRAGEITADDIEIATAKGDQSSEGMQSFETIRQKMLALGIRKEATLKSTKEAKKAQDEDD from the coding sequence ATGAACGATAAACCCCTAGATGGCCTCGAAGAGGTCACCGACACCGTCCGCGACGTGGAAAACGGTCCGCGTCACGCGGCCGCCCAGTCGCAGCAGGAACAGCCAACCCACTCCGGGTCCACTGCGGCCGAGCGCGCTACCGACACTTCGGCGGCCAACCCCGGCCCTGCCCCGCTGAAGAACGGCGGCGAGGAGTCGAGCCCCCAGGTGGATCGTGGGGCGATCCTCGGCGCCGATGGGCGTTGGCTGGCAGGCTGGGCCCTGCGCTTTGTGATTCTCGTGATCGCCGGCGCTCTGTTGTGGTTCGGTCTGGCCAAGATCTGGGTCGGTTTGCTTCCGATCCTGCTCGCCATCTTGGTGTGCACCGTGCTGTGGCCGCCGGTGCGCTGGCTGCGCAGCAAGAAGGTGCCCGCTGGGTTGTCTTCGCTGCTGGTGATTCTGGGATTCTTCGCCATCTTCGGCGGAGTTATCGCCGCTATCGCCCCCAGCATCACCTCGCAGAGCCAGGTGCTATGGAAAGAAGCGCGCCGCGGCGCCGATCAGCTCATTGACTGGGTCCAAGGCCCGCCGCTGAATTTAAAGCTCGAGCAGTTCAACGGGCTGATGGATCAGGTGACCGCGAAGCTGCAGCAGCAGTCCAGCCAAATCACCTCGGGCGTGTTCACTGGCTTGTCTGCGGCCTCCTCGATGGCGGTGACCTTCGCCGTGATGCTCGTGCTCACCTTCTTCTTCCTCAAGGATGGCACCGGCTTCCTGCCCTTTGTGCGCCGCTACGCCGGCCATAACGCCGGATGGCACTTGAGCGAGGTCCTCACCCGAACCTGGAATACCTTGGCGGGCTTCATCCGCGCCCAGGCCATCGTGTCCTTGGTGGACGCCGTGCTCATCGGCGCCGGACTGCTCGTGCTGCAGGTGCCGCTGGCTTTGGCTCTGGCCACCATCACCTTCTTCGCCGGGTTCATTCCCATCGTGGGTGCGATCTCTGCGGGCACAATCGCCGTGCTCATCGCGCTGGTGTCCAATGGTGTGGGTACTGCCATCGCGGTGCTGGCTCTCATCATCATCGTGCAGCAGCTAGAGGGCAATGTGCTCTCCCCGATCCTGCAGTCCAAGGCCATGAACCTGCACCCCGTGATTGTGCTGTTGTCGGTGACTGTTGGTTCCACCCTCTTCGGCATTATCGGCGCCTTCTTGGCTGTGCCGGTGGCCGCCACCCTCGCGGTGTGGCTGCGCTACCACTCTGACCTGGTGGCGCTGCGCGCCGGCGAAATCACTGCCGATGATATTGAGATCGCCACTGCCAAGGGCGATCAGTCCTCGGAAGGCATGCAAAGCTTCGAGACTATCCGCCAGAAAATGCTCGCCCTAGGCATCCGGAAGGAAGCAACCCTGAAGTCCACCAAGGAGGCCAAGAAGGCCCAGGACGAAGACGATTAG